AGGTGTGGTATTAGAGAAATTCACTACAGTAAGACACAAACAGAAAATGCTCTCTTTAGATAATACATATTCGCAAGAGGAATTGAGACAGTGGGATGAGCGCATCAGGAAGGGTCTTGGAGGCAGTAGATTTGAATATGTCGCTGAATTAAAAATTGACGGCGTAAGCGCCAATCTCTTATATGAAAATGGAAAGTTAAAAATGGCAGCTACCAGGGGCGATGGCCAGAGCGGTGAAGACGTAACCTTAAATATCAAGACAATTCGCGCAATTCCCCTGCTGCTTAATGGGGCAGAGAATTTTAAGTCTTTTGAGATTCGGGGCGAAGTATATATGGAAATAGCGGATTTTAAAAAGTTAAATAAGGAAAGACAAGAACAAGGACTTAGTCTTTTTGCCAATCCCAGGAATGCGACCAGCGGTTCTTTGAAATTACTGGATTCAGGGATTGTAGCAGGGCGAAGATTGAGTTTCTTTGCCCATTCCTTAGGCGCCTCTACTAAAGAAGTCGCCAAGGGGCAGTGGGAATTTTTACAGACAATAAAAGAATGCGGTATGCGCATAAATCCAGAAAGTAAAAAATTCTCTAAGCTAGAGGATGTTTTAGCATTTTATCGACTCTGGCAGAAAAAAAGGGATAAATTGCCTTATGAGGCAGATGGATTGGTCATTAAGATTAATTCATTTAAACAACAGAAAGACTTAGGTACAACACTTAAAAGTCCTCGTTGGGCAGTGGCCTATAAATTTCCCGCACATCAAGCCACTACCAAGGTATTAGATATAAATGTCAATGTGGGAAGGACCGGAGTCATAACTCCTGTAGCTGTACTTAGGCCTGTAGAATGCGGCGGAGTTATTATCCGTAATTCTACCCTGCATAATTTTGATGAAATTAAACGTTTAGATGTAAAGATCGGCGATCAGGTGTTGATAGAGCGTGCTGGAGACGTAATCCCTAAGGTTATCAAGGTAATCAAGTCTCTGCGTAGAGGAGGCGAAAAAGTATTTAAAGTACCTAAGACCTGCCCTGCTTGTAAAGGAGCTATAGTTAAAGAAAAGGAGGAGGATGTTGCTTATGTCTGCACTAATCCTTCTTGTCCGGCCCAGCTGGAAAGAGGCCTAGAGCATTTTGCCTCGCGTAGTACCATGGATATCGAAGGTATGGGTGAGTCTGTAGTAAAACAGTTGATAGATAAAAAGATCGTTAGAAGTTTTGCTGATATATACAAACTAAAGGCAGACGATTTATCTAAATTGGAACTTTTCAAAGATAGAAAGATTGATAACCTTCTGAATGCTATTTCCAAAAGTAAGAATCAACCCCTTTCGCGTCTGATCTTTGCTTTAGGAATCAGAGGAGTAGGAGAAAAGTGCGCTATTACTCTGGCTGAAAAATTCAAGGCCCTAGATAATATTGTGGCTGCCAACAGGGAGACCCTAGAGGGGATTCCAGAAGTAGGACCAGTAATGACAGGCTCGATATTTGAGTTTTTCCGCAAGGATGAAACAAAGCGGCTTATTGCCGAGTTAAAGCAGGCTGGATTAAATATGCAAGAGGAGGCATCAAAAAGAGAGTCTAAGATTAGCGGTAAACGCATTGTCTTTACTGGTACTTTCTCTGGCCTTGACCGCAGAGGAGCGCAAGAACTAGCAAGAAGTTATGGCGCAGAGGTATCTTCTAGTGTATCTAGCAATACAGATTATGTTGTGGCAGGCCAAAGCCCTGGTTCGAAGTTTAAAGAGGCAGAGGAGCTTTCGATAAAGATTATTAATGAAAAAGAGTTTTTGGCCTTGCTCGGGAGGCAGAAGAGATGATTGAAAAAGTCAGGAAATTATTTTTATGGATGATAGTCATACTGTTAATTAGTAATAGCTTTGGTTGTGATGCCTTTAGGAGAAAGATCACTCGCAAGAATAAAAAAGAAATAATCGAACCAGTCCTGCGGCCTGAGGAAGATGCCGGACTTTTTTATGACAATGAGACTAGGTATAGAAACTATTTTGCTTATTGGCGCGGCTGGCATGATGAGTTGATTCAGGCTATACCAGGAAAAAGCAAAAAGCGTAAAAAATATTCCTTTGGCCAGACAATGGATAATCTCTATCTCATGCAGGACTTACTTAGAGAAGGTGAAAAGAAGAAGGAATTGACAGAATATATGGATAAGTTAGAAAAAATTCAAAGGCAGATAGATACAAATCAGGCGTTTAATGAGAGGACGCTGATCCAGCAGCTTTCCAGTATTAGATTAGCCATAAATAAGAAGCTGCATTATAGTAAGGTGAAGGATTGGATAAAAGAATAGCCATAGAAAGAATCATCGTCGGTCCCCTAGGGTCCAATTGTTATCTGTTTGCAAACAGAGAAAACAAGAAGGCAGTTCTTATTGATGTAGGTGATGAGGCAGAGCTAATCAAGCGAAAGGTGAAGGGTCTAAGGCTAGAGGCGATATTCTTGACACACGGACACATTGATCATATCGGAGCGGTTAATTTTTTTGATGTACCAATTTTTATCCATCAAGATGAACTAGAATTCTTAAATGATCAAGAGAAGAATATGTCTTCTTTTTTAGGCTCTTCCTTCTCACTCTCAAAAGACAAGGATATCCGGACTGTGCATGATGGCCAGATTATTAATATCTGCGATTTTAACTTGCGGATTATTCATACCCCTGGACATACGCCTGGCTCGATTACGATTCAATTTGAGGATATTCTTTTTACTGGCGATGCCCTTTTTGCCGGAAGCATTGGCCGCACTGATTTGCCTTATGGTTCTACAGAGGATTTGATCAAGGCTATTAAGAATAAATTGTTGGTTTTACCTCCTGACACGAAAGTCTATCCCGGGCACGGAGAGCAAACGACTATCGCAGACGAGAAAAATAATAATCCTTTTTTAAGTTTGCAGGTTTAATTTTATATGGAAGAGTTAATTAATATCTTTCTGGATTATTTAGCGGCTGAACGCGGCCTGGCAATTAATACTATAGCTGCCTATCGCAGTGACCTCCTTAATTTTTTAAATTATCTAAAAAAAAGAGGCATAAAGTCTATTAACGATGTTAAGCGGGATAATATTCGTCAATTTATGCTCGCCTCTAGAGATAAAGGCCTAACAGCAAACTCTGTAAGTAGGGCATTAGTGGCAATTAAGGTATTCTATAGATTTCTTATGCGGGAAAAGATTATTAATAAAGATCCTTCTAATCTTATAGATTCTCCCAAATTATGGAGTCGGCTTCCAGAGGTCTTGAATCTTAAAGAAGTGGAGCGTTTACTTTCCGTGCCAAATTTAAGGGATTCTGCCGGGATTCGTAATAAGGCTATACTGGAATTAATGTATGGTACTGGCATTCGTGTTTCCGAGGCAAGTAATTTACGTCAGGATGGCTTGAATCTTGATGTTGGCTTCTTGCGTTGCATTGGTAAAGGCTCTAAGGAGAGAGTCGTTCCCTTAGGCGAGAAGGCTATCATTGCCGTAAAAAGATATTTAAATTCAGCAAGAACAAGATTAAGTAAAAATAAGGATAATGAATACCTTTTTTTAAATCGTTCTGGCAATAGATTGAGTCGTCAGAGTATTTGGAAGATAATTAGCCGTTGCGCCAGAGAGGCAAAGATAAAAAAGAAGATAAAGCCACATACACTTAGGCATTCCTTTGCTACACATCTTTTGGAACGCGGTGCAGATTTAAGAAGTGTACAGGAGATGCTGGGACATGCCGATATCTCCACAACCCAGATTTATACACATATTGATAAAGATAGACTAAAGGCAATTCATCAGAAGTTTCATCCGCGTCCATAAAAAGAGAAAAGTATGAATATTAAAAAACGTATTTACGTACTCGATGCTAGATTGCTTAAATATATTAAGGCAATAGGTGCACTTGCCGACAAAAAAGGCATTCGGGCTTGCCTTGTAGGCGGATTCGTCAGAGATATGTTCCTAAATTTAGATAATTTTGACGTTGATATTATCTTAGAGCGTGACGGCATTAAATTTGCCAATCTAGTTAGTAAGACATTAAAGTTAAATATGATTTCTCATGAGCGTTTTGGCACTGCTGTTCTTGCCAATAACAGCATAAAGATTGATATAGCTACTTTTAGAAAGGAAAGATATCCTTATCCTGGAAGTCTACCTGTTGTATCAAGAGGTTCTTTAATTGAGGATTTAGCCCGTCGCGACTTTACTATTAACGCAATGGCAGTGAGTATAAACAAAAATGATTTTGGTCTTGTTTTCGATTATATTAATGGCCTGACCGATCTTAAACAAAGACGGCTGCGCATCCTGCATAAGAAGAGCTTCCTTGATGATCCTACGAGAATTTTGCGTCTGGTGAGATTTAAGGCCAGGTTTAACTTTTCTGTTGAAAACAAGACCCTAGGCTATATTAGGCAGGCAAAGAAGAGTAAGGCCTTAGAGAAGATGCAGAGACATCGTATTCGCGATGAACTCATACTTATATTTAAAGAGGCAAAACCTGAAAATGCGATTAAAGATTTAAGTAAGGTTTATGGTTTAGATTTCATTCATAAAAAGCTACAGTTTAAAAAATCCGATTCTAAAAAATTCTTGCAAGTACGGCGTATCATTGTCTGGTTTGAGGCTAATTTTAAAGAGCGCAGACAGCTTGATGTCTGGCTCATATATTTTATTGTCTTTTTGTCTAGATTGAACCTTAAGCAAATAAGGCAGGTGGCTACTACTTTTGGTTTTAAGCGAGGAGAATCAATAAGGCTTCTTTCCTGCCAGAAGAGTCTTAATAAGGTTAGCCGCCTCTTAAATAATTCGGGTCTTTCGCCAAGCTATGTTTATAAGATTTTGAATCCTTTAAGTTATGAAGTAATTCTTATTTTATTATGCACCTTAACCAATAGCGGCCCAAAGAAATATATAAAGAATTTTCTTAGATTCTATAACCTTATACGTATAAAATCAGGTGGAGATGACCTGAAGAAATTAGGCATTAAGCCAGGACCGAATTTTAAGATTTTACTTGAAAAGGTGAAAGAGGAAAAATTGAATCTGGGTTTTTCTTCTAAGAGAGAAGAGCTTACACTTTTAAAGAAATTAATAAAGAAATGACTGTAGGCATATTAACGCTTTCGCTTTTTATACCTGGGTCCAACTCCCTTAAACAAAAGCGCTCGGTTTTGAAGGCACTGAAGTCGAGACTAATTCTTAAATTTAATGTCTGCGTTGCTGAAATTGATCTTCATGAGAAATGGCAGAGAGCAGTCTTGGCTGTAGGATTTATTAATACTGATAGAGGAGTCATCGATGCCTTATTTAGTAAGATTTTAAAATTCATGGAAAAATCTGCTGGTTGTGATCTAGTTGATTTTCATCAGCAGTTAATATGAGAGTTTAAAAAATGAGACTAGAACGAGTTGCAAGTGAAATAAAGAAGGAAATAAGTCTAATCCTTTCTCAGGAATTAAGAGATCCTAGGTTAGGATTTGTCACCATTACCAGAGTAAAAATGAGTCCTGATCTAAGAGAGGCCTGGGTCTACTTTAGCGTGCTCGCAGATAAGGCCAAACAAGAGGATTCTCTTAAGGTTTTAAGCGGAGCTGCAGGATATATAAGAAGGTTGATTGGGCAGCGTCTAAGATTACGTTTTAACCCCGAAATTAAATTTAAATTCGATAAATCTATAGCCTATAGTATAGAGATCGAAGAAAGGATTAGGGAATTAAAAGATGAAAAAGAACAATAGATTGCTAAATCTAAAGAATTTAATAGAGAACAGCAGTCGATTCCTATTAACGACACACATAAATCCTGAGCCCGACGCCTTGGGGAGTGAACTGGCCTTTGCTAGGCTTCTTAAAATGTTCGGCAAGCAGGTAAAAATAATAAATAATGATAAGGTACCTCAAAGGTTTAAGTTCATGCCGGGGGTTAATGAGGTGAGCGTAACTGGAACTTCAAAGATTGATTTTGACGTTTCGGTTGTTCTTGATTGTTCTGATTTAGGTCGCATTGGTAAGGTGCGTGATTTCTTGCATGAGAATAAGCCAATCGTTAATATAGATCACCATATAAGTAATACCAGATTTGGTAGATTGAACTTGATTGATACGCAGGCCTCTTCTGCCTGCGAGATAATCTATGAGATATTTAAAAATTTTGAATTAAAAATAGATAAACAGACCGCAATGAATTTATATTGCGGTATACTTACAGATACTGGCTCTTTTCGTTATTCTAATGCAGGTTCTAAAAGCTTTAAAATTGCATCAGAATTGGTTAGTTTGGGTCTTGATGTAAATGAGATATATCGAAAGGTATATAGGATAGATGATGTAGAGAGCGCAAAGATTATCGGCAGGCTCTTGCAGTGTGCCAAGACTGCCTTTGACGGAAAGGTCGTGTATCTGGCCATTCCAGAGGACATCTATATAGAGGAGACGCTCCTAAAGGATTTAGGCGAACAGGCGCTTAATACTTTACGTTTAATCTATGGGGCAAAGGTTTTTCTTCTCTTGAGAAAATCAATAAATAACAATTATGTTCGTATAAACTTGCGTTCTAATTGTAATGTTGATGTGAATAAGATTGCATCTTATTTTGATGGCGGAGGGCATGCGCGTGCAGCAAGTGCTAAAATCGAAGGCAACTTAAGTTATGCCAAGAAAACTATACTTAAAGAGATAGGAAAGAGGTTATAGAATGGATGGTTTTTTAATTATTGATAAACCAACAGGAATAACAAGTCATGATGTTGTGAATTTTGTAAGGGGAAGATTCAAGATGAGGCGTGTTGGTCATGCCGGCACACTTGATCCTATGGCCACAGGTGTATTAATAATTTTGGTTGGTAAATGGACTAAATTTTTCTCTCATTTTTCTAATTTCGATAAGGAATATTTAGTAACGGCAAGTTTTGCAGCTGTTACCAGCACAGGAGACGCCGAAGGCAAGATCTTAAAAGAGTTTGATTATTCGCATGTGAGTATTGTTGATGTCAAGGCGACATTTAGTAAATTCAAAGGCAATATCGAACAGGTTCCTCCTATGGTTTCGGCAATAAAGAAAGGAGGCAAGCGATTATACGAATTGGCCAGAAACGGAATAGAGTTAAAGAGACAG
This window of the Candidatus Omnitrophota bacterium genome carries:
- the rbfA gene encoding 30S ribosome-binding factor RbfA is translated as MRLERVASEIKKEISLILSQELRDPRLGFVTITRVKMSPDLREAWVYFSVLADKAKQEDSLKVLSGAAGYIRRLIGQRLRLRFNPEIKFKFDKSIAYSIEIEERIRELKDEKEQ
- the ligA gene encoding NAD-dependent DNA ligase LigA, encoding MDKKKIKEKIEKLKKEIRHHDYLYYGLGEVEVADKEYDLLMKQLKDLEVAYPEYKSDDSPTQRVSGVVLEKFTTVRHKQKMLSLDNTYSQEELRQWDERIRKGLGGSRFEYVAELKIDGVSANLLYENGKLKMAATRGDGQSGEDVTLNIKTIRAIPLLLNGAENFKSFEIRGEVYMEIADFKKLNKERQEQGLSLFANPRNATSGSLKLLDSGIVAGRRLSFFAHSLGASTKEVAKGQWEFLQTIKECGMRINPESKKFSKLEDVLAFYRLWQKKRDKLPYEADGLVIKINSFKQQKDLGTTLKSPRWAVAYKFPAHQATTKVLDINVNVGRTGVITPVAVLRPVECGGVIIRNSTLHNFDEIKRLDVKIGDQVLIERAGDVIPKVIKVIKSLRRGGEKVFKVPKTCPACKGAIVKEKEEDVAYVCTNPSCPAQLERGLEHFASRSTMDIEGMGESVVKQLIDKKIVRSFADIYKLKADDLSKLELFKDRKIDNLLNAISKSKNQPLSRLIFALGIRGVGEKCAITLAEKFKALDNIVAANRETLEGIPEVGPVMTGSIFEFFRKDETKRLIAELKQAGLNMQEEASKRESKISGKRIVFTGTFSGLDRRGAQELARSYGAEVSSSVSSNTDYVVAGQSPGSKFKEAEELSIKIINEKEFLALLGRQKR
- the xerD gene encoding site-specific tyrosine recombinase XerD, with amino-acid sequence MEELINIFLDYLAAERGLAINTIAAYRSDLLNFLNYLKKRGIKSINDVKRDNIRQFMLASRDKGLTANSVSRALVAIKVFYRFLMREKIINKDPSNLIDSPKLWSRLPEVLNLKEVERLLSVPNLRDSAGIRNKAILELMYGTGIRVSEASNLRQDGLNLDVGFLRCIGKGSKERVVPLGEKAIIAVKRYLNSARTRLSKNKDNEYLFLNRSGNRLSRQSIWKIISRCAREAKIKKKIKPHTLRHSFATHLLERGADLRSVQEMLGHADISTTQIYTHIDKDRLKAIHQKFHPRP
- the truB gene encoding tRNA pseudouridine(55) synthase TruB translates to MDGFLIIDKPTGITSHDVVNFVRGRFKMRRVGHAGTLDPMATGVLIILVGKWTKFFSHFSNFDKEYLVTASFAAVTSTGDAEGKILKEFDYSHVSIVDVKATFSKFKGNIEQVPPMVSAIKKGGKRLYELARNGIELKRQARPIFIKEIELLKFYPPLIDFKVNCSKGTYIRSLCEDVGRSLGCGGYETSLRRTRVGEFSIEQALHLEKINESHIRQ
- a CDS encoding MBL fold metallo-hydrolase, translated to MERIIVGPLGSNCYLFANRENKKAVLIDVGDEAELIKRKVKGLRLEAIFLTHGHIDHIGAVNFFDVPIFIHQDELEFLNDQEKNMSSFLGSSFSLSKDKDIRTVHDGQIINICDFNLRIIHTPGHTPGSITIQFEDILFTGDALFAGSIGRTDLPYGSTEDLIKAIKNKLLVLPPDTKVYPGHGEQTTIADEKNNNPFLSLQV
- a CDS encoding DUF503 domain-containing protein; the protein is MTVGILTLSLFIPGSNSLKQKRSVLKALKSRLILKFNVCVAEIDLHEKWQRAVLAVGFINTDRGVIDALFSKILKFMEKSAGCDLVDFHQQLI
- a CDS encoding bifunctional oligoribonuclease/PAP phosphatase NrnA; protein product: MKKNNRLLNLKNLIENSSRFLLTTHINPEPDALGSELAFARLLKMFGKQVKIINNDKVPQRFKFMPGVNEVSVTGTSKIDFDVSVVLDCSDLGRIGKVRDFLHENKPIVNIDHHISNTRFGRLNLIDTQASSACEIIYEIFKNFELKIDKQTAMNLYCGILTDTGSFRYSNAGSKSFKIASELVSLGLDVNEIYRKVYRIDDVESAKIIGRLLQCAKTAFDGKVVYLAIPEDIYIEETLLKDLGEQALNTLRLIYGAKVFLLLRKSINNNYVRINLRSNCNVDVNKIASYFDGGGHARAASAKIEGNLSYAKKTILKEIGKRL